TGTCGCCATCAGCCAGGTCGACGGAGAGGATCATATCTTTGTTTTCCATAAAATGGAACATTTCCATCATCTCGTCACCATTCAGACAGACCCGCCCTTCCTGGAGTAAAAGGCGTTGTGCCGGCACCTTGATAGCCTTGAATCCGCGGGCAGCCAGTTCGCGTGCCTGTGCCGTATAGCCGGGACGGCGAAATTCGCAGAGACCGCAGACAAAGAAGCGATCCGGATAGCGGTTGGCGACCTCCAGCAAATAATCGTTTTGCATGCCGTCGATAAACTCTTGGGTGACGACGGCTGCCGAAACCTGTGCATAATCCATGTTCGACAGGAATATCTCTGCCGTGTTCCTGCCGTCGATGATAAACGGAGGAACCATCTGCCGGATTTCACCCATAAAGAGTGAACGTCCGTTAGTGAGTGTCCGTATCGGCAATCCGTCGACTACCGTATCCTGCCTGAGCCAAAGATGGGAATGGGCATCTATAATCTTTCTGTTCATGGTATTTTCTTTAAAGGATATTTGTTTTCCGGTCAGGAGTTCGACCAGCTGACCCGCTTTTGGTCGCCGATAATCTCCTGTACTTCACGAACCAGGTCCCAGTCGATCGGGTCTTCTATATATTGGATGTTTTTCCGGACATTCTCCGGATTTGCCGAACTGAACAGGGTGGTTGCGATTCTCGGGTTACTTACTGAGTATTGCATAGCCAGTTTTTCTATCGGGTAACCTTTGGAAGCGCAGTGTTGCACTGCTTTTTGGCAGGTTTCTACCAGTGCTGCCGGTGCCGGATGCCAGTCGGGAACACCCCGTTGCGACAATAATCCCATCGAAAGGGGAGAAGCATTGATGATACCGATCTGTTTGGATTCGAAATAATCGAAATAGTCGGCCAGCTTATCGTCGTTCAGGCAGTAGTGGCAGAAATTGAGAATGGTTTCTACCGTTCCTTCGGGGACGCGGTCGATTACCCATTGCAGGTTTTCCAGTTGAAGGTCGGTAATGCCGACATGCTTCACGATTCCTTTTTCGCGTAATTCCACCAATGCCGGCAATGTTTCGTTCACCACCTGGTTGAGGTCGGCAAATTCGATATCGTGTACATTGATCAGGTCGATGTAGTCCAAATGCAGCCGTTCCATGCTTTCATATACGCTTTCGGTAGCCCGTTTGCCGGAATAGTCCCAGGTATTAACGCCGTCTTTTCCGTAGCGGCCGACTTTTGTTGAAAGCATAAAAGCGTCGCGGGGAATTTCTTTCAGTGCCTTTCCCAATACCGTTTCCGCCTTGTAATGTCCGTAGTAAGGGGAGACGTCGATAAAGTTCATCCCGTTTTCGACGGCAGTAAATACTGCCTGGATGCTTTCCGCTTCCCGTGTTTCATGAAAGACACTGCCCAACGAAGAGGCTCCAAAGCTCAGAACGGGTACTTTCATCCCTGTTTTTCCACAATATGAGTAGTTCATGGTATGTATGATTTGAGTTATCGATTGCTCAAATGTATAGCTTTTATGGTTTGCCTATAGCCGTTTTGTGCTGAAAAATCTACGCAAAGGTTTGCACTATGCTGCGGTGGTCGAAACTGTTTCACCCTGATGGAACAACTGTTTCACCTAGGAGAAACAAGTGTTTCATCGGGGTGAAACAAATTGAAACAGCCGGAGGATCTGTTGGAAATCGGTTGAGAGTTTGAACGGATGTGATGAAGAAAAGCCGGTTTTCTGCCGGAAATAAGTATATTTGCCGGAAGTAATCGGAATTGTAATGCCTAAGAAAAGACACATATCGCTGAAAGACCTGGCCAAAGAACTGGGTGTTTCCGTTTCTACTGTATCGCGTGCGCTGAATGACAGCTACGAGATCAGTCCCGAAATGCGGGAACGGGTGAAGGCGCTTGCCGAAGAATGGAATTACCGGCCGAACCCGTTTGCGTTGAGTCTGTTGAAAAATACACCGCGTATTATCGGCATCATCGTGCCGGATATCGTTACTCATTTCTATTCATCGATTATCAGCGGTATCAATGACGTGGCGCGTAAGAACGAGTATTCCGTTATTATCACTTCTTCCTATGAACAGTACGAACAGGAACTGCATTGTGTGGAAGACCTGGTAAACATGCGGGTGGAGGGTATATTGGCCTGTCTCTCACAGGAAACGACCGATTATTCCCATTTTCTTTCTCTGGAAGATATGGATATACCGTTGGTTTTTTTCGACCGTGTCTGCCTGACGAGTACGATCCCTTCGGTGGTGGCAGATAATAAGGAGTCGGCTCGGGTGGCTACCAGGCATCTGTTGGAGACGGGGTCGAAACGGGTGGCTTTCTTGGGTGGTTCGGATCATTTGGCGATCGTGCAGCAGCGTCGTGACGGATATATGGAGGCATTGAAAGAGCAAGGTTTCCCAGTCGAAGAAGAGTTGATTGTCTGTAAGAAGATGACCTATGAAGAGGGGCGGGAAGGTTGTTGCCGGTTGCTCTCACTGCCGGAACCGCCGGATGCCATCCTGGCAATGAACGACACACTGGCTTTTGCTGCCATGAAAGAGATTAAAAAGCATCAGTTCCGCATCCCTGCCGATATTGCCCTGATCGGTTATACCGACGAACTTCATTCCAACTATGTGGAACCAGCCCTTACAGCCGTCACTCATCAGACCTATAAGATGGGAGAGGAATGCTGTAACCTCCTTCTTAAGCAGATAAAAAAACGGGAAAAGCCCCGGCAGATCGTTGTACCTACCCATTTGTCAGTGCGGGAAACTTCCCGGAAAAGATGAATTTCCCTTTCATCCTTCATTGGGTACACCTTGATTCTGCTTTTCAAAATCCTTTGGTGTGACACCGAACTGCTTCAGGAATATCTTACTGAAATAAGAAGGAGAGTTGATACCTACCAGGTAACATATTTCCCCGATCCGGTGCTGGCCGTCGAGTATCAGTTCTGCTGCTTTCTTCAGGCGGATGAGACGGATAAAGTCATTCGGAGACAATCCGGATAACACCTTTATCTTGCGCAACAGGCTGGAGCGGCTCAGGAAAAGTATTTCTGCCAGTCTCTCTACACCGAAGTTTTCATCCGTGATATTTTCGTGGATGATTGCGATGATCCGATCCATAAACTCCTTGTCTGCCTTGTTCATCTGCATATTATTGACCGGGAAGAACGGACGCTTGGAGAATGCTTCGCGTTCTTTCTGCCGGTTGTTTAGCAGCGAGAATATCTGTGTCGCCAGGTAATTGAAAGAGAAAGGCTTTTCTACATATGCTTCCGCTCCCAGGCGCAGACCATTGATCTTGCTGTCGAGGTCGTTCTTGGCTGTCAGGAAAATAACCGGAATATGGCTGAGTTCGATATCAGCTTTTATCTCTTTACACAGTTCGAGACCGTTCATCACAGGCATCATAATGTCGCTGACAACAATATCTACGTGATGTTCACGCAGGATCTCCAGTGCCACTTTACCGTCGGGAGCTGTTTCCGTGATGAAGAGTTCCTGAAGTTTTTCCGCCAGGAACGAGCGCATAGTCTCATTATCTTCTACGAGCAGAAGCGTATAGTTCCGGCCTTCGGCATTAACTGTGGTCCCTTCTTCCGGGAAAATGAATTCTTCCTGGATAACGGCACTTTCCTGTTGCCGGACTTTTTCCTGGACAAGAGGTAATGTCAGTACAAATGAATTGTCGGTGGCCTTGGTATCCAGCCAGAGCTGACCGGAATGGAGCATGGCAAGCGAACGGGCGAGCGGCAGGCCGATACCGGCACCTGTCGATGTCCCTTCTTTCTTGTTGACCTGGTAGAAAGGTTCGAATATCTGCTGGCTGAGTTCTGCCGGTATCCGTTTTCCGTCGCTGATCACGCGGATACTGAAGGTGGTCTCCTCCTGACGCAGTTCGATCCGTATCGTCTGTGCCGAATATTTCAGCGCATTGTTCAGCAGATTACTCAATATCTTGGTAACGGCTTCCTGGTCGATGGCAGCCGTGATCTCTTCTTTCGGAATGTCGACAGACAGTACTTTCTCT
This is a stretch of genomic DNA from Parabacteroides chongii. It encodes these proteins:
- a CDS encoding aldo/keto reductase; its protein translation is MNYSYCGKTGMKVPVLSFGASSLGSVFHETREAESIQAVFTAVENGMNFIDVSPYYGHYKAETVLGKALKEIPRDAFMLSTKVGRYGKDGVNTWDYSGKRATESVYESMERLHLDYIDLINVHDIEFADLNQVVNETLPALVELREKGIVKHVGITDLQLENLQWVIDRVPEGTVETILNFCHYCLNDDKLADYFDYFESKQIGIINASPLSMGLLSQRGVPDWHPAPAALVETCQKAVQHCASKGYPIEKLAMQYSVSNPRIATTLFSSANPENVRKNIQYIEDPIDWDLVREVQEIIGDQKRVSWSNS
- a CDS encoding amidohydrolase family protein, producing the protein MNRKIIDAHSHLWLRQDTVVDGLPIRTLTNGRSLFMGEIRQMVPPFIIDGRNTAEIFLSNMDYAQVSAAVVTQEFIDGMQNDYLLEVANRYPDRFFVCGLCEFRRPGYTAQARELAARGFKAIKVPAQRLLLQEGRVCLNGDEMMEMFHFMENKDMILSVDLADGDSQTGELEEVIQECPGLKIAIGHFGMVTRPNWLAQISLARYPNVRIESGGITWLFNDEFYPFPGAVKAIREAADRVGMEKLMWGSDYPRTITAITYRMSYDFILKTEELTEQEKDLFLGENAATFYGFKELIELPYIKNMSE
- a CDS encoding LacI family DNA-binding transcriptional regulator, which codes for MPKKRHISLKDLAKELGVSVSTVSRALNDSYEISPEMRERVKALAEEWNYRPNPFALSLLKNTPRIIGIIVPDIVTHFYSSIISGINDVARKNEYSVIITSSYEQYEQELHCVEDLVNMRVEGILACLSQETTDYSHFLSLEDMDIPLVFFDRVCLTSTIPSVVADNKESARVATRHLLETGSKRVAFLGGSDHLAIVQQRRDGYMEALKEQGFPVEEELIVCKKMTYEEGREGCCRLLSLPEPPDAILAMNDTLAFAAMKEIKKHQFRIPADIALIGYTDELHSNYVEPALTAVTHQTYKMGEECCNLLLKQIKKREKPRQIVVPTHLSVRETSRKR